cgtataaaaatatataaagtaaatgtgattattttcaattgataaAGTACATTTTatgtcaaatttaatattaaaataatttaaataactaatcttaaattaaaagatatttaaacaGTGTAAATAATAAACTTTATCCAAACTGTACATCTAgataattttagaataaaaattaaaaaataaataaaacttacTCAATGGTATATGCCATTttaaaccaatttaaaaaaaaagtattcaaCCTTATCCAATACATACGATTTATTACTAACATAGACAATTAGTGAAGAAAAAGATTCTCTTAAAAAGAGGAAGTATGCTAATAGAACATTTATACAATATACACAATAGAGGTTTAGGAATGTCCGAttcagtattagagatataatcattagtgttaccttttttttattagCGGAAACTTTTGGGATAAGTAGTAttatgacatggtattagagttcgATCCTTGGTAAATCCCAAAATCAACTTAAACTTTTGAgatgagatgtttattatctttAGTACCCGGATAGTTATTTTGGATAGTATGaataatgtttattttttaactcatataactcattatacacattatacaaatatttcattaGCTCCCTAGCAACACTTCTCTTAAAATCCATCTAAATTTTGTAGCTACATAGATAGCAAGAAAACGTAACTTGTTCACATGTTCAATGCATCACTAATgagcaagaaaaaaaatccaaaaaaactgTTTAAAAGGAGATTAGCCAAAGGGATATTATTGTTGGTTCCTATCCTAAAAATTTGACATGTACTTTACCAGAGACCTATTCCTTGCTATGAGACGGCCAATAATGTGACAACTTGCTTAGTCTCTTGTGACAGTAGAAAACAAAGGTTGTTGGTTTTTGTGTGTCAGAAGTTGATTAACACACTTGATCATCCTATTTCCTATCTTACTGTCCTAGGTGCTCCTCAAAGGGCTctcaagaaaaatacaaaatagaaaagTGTTGTAGGCTTGTAGCTAGTAATAAATAGTTTTGCTTTCATTTGGAAGTGATGAGGCATGCTTTGGCATTACTTGAAACTGTTAATGTTAGATACAAATCTTGAGTTCTTGTCAACGGAAAGAGATGTCATGACATTCTTTGCAGAACAAATCTtaaatgtaatttaaaatttacaaattaaaatttacatgtGACTATGCTATATGTCTCTGTGGGGAGACTTGTAAATATCCAATACAATTTAAATATCCAACATAGTAATTTATAACTactataaataagaaaaatttaataaatttttcttttatggaaATTTTGCAGATCTCTGTGTAGGTAGGAGAGGTGGCGCCATGatggtgaaaaagaaaatgttgatGCATGAAAGTATCGACATGAGAAATAATATAGCAAtgaagtttatttattttttatttgaaaaatgagGCTAAGGgtaacatatatacataaaccAAACACATATTAATATTACACGAAAGTTTCAAAACAAATAGCGTTATATGTATGActttatttatatatctatataaattaaattcaataaatttaatttaggtCTTTTAGtactaaatcaaattaaaaagatttgaattagtAGTGTTTCATATATCTacataaattgaaaatatttaatttgaattagttaGTATAGTTCTAAATCGAATCTACTTGATTTGATTTACTACTGCACAGCACATatatagtaaatcgaatcagtTTGATTCAATTTACTACTTGTATATATTATTGATATTTACTActtttaagttaattatttatttattttatattaacttaaaaacataaatgtcaataaaaaaatacccctttaaatttattatttttaactagtAGTTAGTtagtaatatttaaaatgagtaaactaCTATTTTTATTCAGAAATGTTTTAAACATTggcaaaattattcaaaaaaaaattaaaactaaagttATATCTATAAAAAGATGAAATTCAATTGATGACATACTAAGATCAAATACtacaaaataattcaaaatttttaaattactctTTTTTCTAACATAACCTAATCTCAAATTTTCACTCACATCTTCTTCCCACTACAATCTGTAGCCACTGCTAGTTTGCCATCAGCCCATCACCTATTCTACCTCACCATCCCCTCACAACTAATCATAGCTCCTCCTCTATCAGCCCCCTCCTCAAAGCAATGTCGCCCAGCCGACAAAAATATTCATGACGAAACTCGCAACAACAACACCAACGATAACTTCTTCTCAGCCTGCTACATCCCCTTCAACACCAATCCTCTCTCCATAGAGTCATACTCCCTCGATGAGATCGTTTACCATTTCTAATCTGGCATTGTTCTTTCAAACCACAACaacaacacaataaaaaattttcatcttttttcttcttattctttcacAGTTTTATTATGATATCAGAGTCATGGTATACTCCTTGAAGAGGATACATAAGCTATCATCTTTTTGGTGAGAAATCACCGTGCTTCTTTATTACCAATAAAATATTTCCGTTATTGCTACTGATTTGATACTTTCTCACATCATCAAATAATGCATTCTTTTCGTCTTATCCTTCTGATACTAATGGACCCAAATTATCGCGCTCTATGCACCCCCTCCCCTCTTCCTTATTGCGCTTTACTATACATGCCCTCTCTCTTATCTGCGCTTCTTTCTCACAATTTCGTCTGTGCTTTTTTTCGGCAGCTTCGTCTGCGTCTTTTTCTGGCAATTCTGTCTGCATTCTATTTTAGCAGTTCTATTTGCACTCTTATCGTGCTCTACGCACCATCTCTCTTATCGTGCTCTATGTGCCCTGCCACCCTCTCTCTTATCACTCTCTACGCGCCATCTGAAGATCACTCTTATCGCTCTACGCGCTCTCTGAAGCTTGCTCTTTCTCCCTTAAATACAACATCTCCTTTTATGTTTTTGCATCACCGTACCGCATGTATCTTCCTCAACCATTTCATGAAAACTTATCCAAGTTGTGGATTATTGACATTTTTCATCCACCAACTTGTGGGAGCatattaaattcttattttatttttatatgttatcttatcttttttttctagaaacaaaatttgttatgcttattttttttaagttaattatgCTTATCTTTCTCTGTTAGAATTATCTAGAGATTCTGGTTGTTTTagcttattttaaaatttgaaatcaatttagtaattagtataaatggataatatttttctctcaaattacaataacacaacaaaaaaattttatcttttcttttttttttcacagtTTTATTAGTAGGAGAGGTGGGATACATAgataaaattgtgaaaagaataagagaatgATTAGGAGTAGCAGAGACTAATCACTATCATGTGGTTGATCTTATTTTTTAGGTGCTATTAGTTTTGATTTTTATCTTGGcatgaattttgttttgatgaGTTGAAATGGATTGGAAAAAAATGAGATTGtgggaagagaagaagaaatattgCATCATAAAATTCACTACTTGAACTCTTTTTGCAATTTGTTTGGGTTAGAGGTGGGAAGATGTGGTGGTTACAGGCTAAGTAGGGTGGGATAGGAAGAGCATATAAGTGAAAATTTGGGAATAAATTAGATTAGAAAAAtgagtaatttaaaaattttgaataattttataatgtttaGATAGTTTTATTATtcgaattttatcttttattagtataactttagttttaattttttgtgaatAAGTTTGTCcgcatttaaaatatttatgagcaaaaataataatttattctatttaaaaatatgaactAAAATTATGTTATTGGATTATTATGCTAAAAAATTGAACGAATAACTAAAAGTAtttgccaaaaataataatttttttatccttaAACTTTTCTCGACGAAGATAATGAAAGTGACGTATGATTTGGATTAAAATAAGAGActatgataaaagaaaaaattgtaaaaaaaaaaattgaataactaTTAATGGTTAAAatttaatagtaataataaaaatgaaatttatttaaaatatcaaagataaaattaaatcaattaaattataataataattttaaacattttaaaaattttatagacaacccatattttttttttctgaaaaatcTTCCTTAACACAGCTACTCTTAGATATTTAAATGAagttattattctttttatccAATATGAGGGAATCAAAGTAGAAAGGCAGGGCCATTTGCGTAGTGGCTAGAAAAATAAAACCCATAATCAATCAGTAGCTAAAATAGAATCAATTTTCCAAATGGATGGAGTTAAACCAAAATTCACAAAGAAGTATGTGTGGGGTCCACACCCACACCAGAATTATTTGCCACCTTCAATGGTTCATAACCATACTAAGAAATCCCTCGCCTTCAACCCTTCAATTATCTGAATTTTAGCTCCTAACTCTGCCCATTATCACCTTTTCAACTTTCTTTTGCCATTTAACTCTACTCTACATTTTTTATTTGGCCTTTATCTAATAATCGACTTTTTGTACCGAACTATGGAGCTTGTACATTTCACTAAGCTGTTGTATGCATTTTTTACAAGACActtttttttactatatttttgaaaaaaataaaactatattttttatatttataaattcaattttattcttaatacgtatttttaaaataaatttaaaaataatatatattattatttattaaaataaaaaatcattttaaatattttatataattaaaaataataagttatattttaatatcaataaaatattaaaaattttaacatgtCAAATTTTGtagtttatgattttataaatatttttattaagtagacaataatttttttaaatgatgtgAACAATGAGTTCTAGAATTGATCcaataaagtataaaaatatttcatcCCCAAATTACTTCCTGAATTTTAATACTAGGATAATTATCTAGAAGAGTGTTCCGtcagcaacttttgtgatttaTAGCCATCaaatagccatcaatgatgattttaatgATGTGAGATTAatatgagatttcatccaatagtTCACTTTTCTTTGCTAGTTACATGCTGGCCAGAATTTAACGAAGTTGCTGGCTTCCTAGACTTTTTCTAATTACCTATACACCTagtaaattgaacatccaaCCATAGTTAACTGTACATGAGTAaatcgaataaaaaaaataatcatccaaTTAAGAATAATCAACATAATCATCTGCATACATATTGAATTGAACATCTAATATATTcattgtttatattatttagtatttttgttgtctacttatactttttttttttaaaataaaaaattggtaaaataataaagtaaaaaattaattgatgcGTATTTGATAACTAATTCATGGCAGATCAAAATCGTTTGTTACAACACAAGAATTCAAACCTAAATTAATTAACAGAGTTTAAATTCGTATTTTGTATTCATATTAGTGTCGACTTCGCAACTATATATTGAATATTGCCATTTATAAACTAATGAAAAATTAATGACATGCAATTGATAATAAatgtttggattgtgtaaaaaaactttttcagtaaATTCTGAATTACATGTGCCGCCCAAGCGACGCATCATTTTCCGCCCACTTTGACTGTATATTCTCTTATTCTCTCATTTTTCTCTATTTAAGAAGTCACTCTCTTTTCTACTTCTCTCATATATCTGTTCCATATACCAAACACCAACAAATACAAAATAGAGTTCTTTCTGCCCCTGATCTTTTCCATTGTGAGAGAGGAAAGGAATTGAAGATGGCAACTGCATCTGAGAAGAACAGCATGTATATAGAAACACCGGAAGCTTTTGGAGATGCAGGCAAAAACTTTGATGACGACGGACGAATTAAAAGAACAGGTAGAATGGTTCATATATACTAAAATGAgttgaattattaaaaataagttttttatgCAGCACAATTTTTATTTACTAGAGATGTAATTATTCATATATCTCTTCCTATTActttaagtttttgaaaaaaatttagaattcaattcTGATTAAATCCAACAAAatgcaaacaaaataaaaaagaaggcctataaaaaaaaatcctaaaaaactaaaaaagatgGATTTATTTTTTGGTATGGATTTCAGGGACATGGATAACGGCGAGCGCGCACATAATAACAGCAGTGATTGGATCTGGAGTTCTGTCGCTTGCATGGGCGATAGCGCAGATGGGTTGGATAGCCGGTCCGGCGGTGCTGTTTGCGTTTTCTTTTATAACATATTTCACTTCCACTCTTCTTGCTGATTGCTATCGCACCCCAGACCCTGTTCATGGCAATCGCAACTACACTTACTCTCATGTTGTCAAAGCTTCCTTAGGTAACAACCACCacaagggaaaaagaaaaacacaatatatattattaaatgtaaaagtattATTTGTTTTACTAAAAGTCTTTCCAGTCATTCATCGTGTTCaagttaaatattattaataatttgagTTTTTTAATCTAAGAGAAAGtgtaaaaagttaatttttaattgagaAATGTTGGAGTATCGtcagaatttattgttttttgtgTCTAGctattaacttaattttttttagtttagtaatTGAATGACATATTTTAacctattttttaatattaataataaaaaataataaattctgataatattatttctttttaattagttaatattaattaattttttaaaatttaataaatttttattttttagagaatttaaaatttaaaattcattatttatgattcaagatttataatttaagaaaaacaaaacaaatttaaaaaaattaacttatgttaatcgaaaaaaaaatgaattttctagtactatttttaatttaaatagtaCTCGCTtctatttaagttttttttttttggttggaGGTATTCAACAAAGCAGCTCTTTTGAGTATAGTTGAGAAGTTTTAGAACTTTTTCTCGAatatatcaaatattattttattttgataaaaacatTCATCTTTTCagaaaatgctttaatcactttactttattatttagtagaaaaaatgaaaacaaattattttaaggaaaagtctagggacgagcaacttttgtgttttttggCCAGCACTTAACCATTAAAACAAAAGTGAGTGATCTTCCACCATTAGATATAATCTTActctattaaaaatactattgatgTTCAATTGATGGTTACAAAACACCAAAATTGCTGGCCCTAGCATTTCTCTTATTTTAATCCAACAATCAATTAATATTTCTCTCTTCTTAATTTGTTGAACAATGAATTCCTAACTACTAGCTAGTGATGCATCTCTAATTTGTTAAATTATGTGTATCCTTCACAGGAGGAAGGAAATTTCAGTTTTGTGGATTGGCTCAATACATAAACCTTGTAGGTGTAACCATTGGCTACACTATAACTGCATCAATTAGTATGGTGTAAGTTTCATCAACAACTTTTgactttattattaatttaaagaagaaattaagcgcttaaattaattatatacttGACATACGTATCATGTGACATCATACATTATTTCAGGGCGGTAAAAAGATCGAACTGCTTTCACAAACATGGACATGAAGACAAGTGCTACATATCAAACAACccttttatgataatttttgcGTGCATCCAAATTGTTCTTAGCCAAATACCAAACTTCCATAAGCTCTCATGGCTCTCCATTGTTGCAGCAGTTATGTCCTTCGCTTATTCTTCAATCGGCCTCGGCCTCTCTATAGCCAAAGTCGCAGGCAAGCATATATAATAAGATTATACTTTtctgttattatttattatgttagaaatataactatttatgctcagtttatgttttttaaaaaattaattttatgattaaaaCGTCTAAACTACATTTGGAATGGAGATTGATATTAAAGGCACGCAAAGATTAATATATTGAGACTGAGATTAAATTAAGTATCTATATTATATttggtataaaatataaatgtattgaattaaattatgtctaagtattatatttggtttaagataaatataaagattgagagatagaattaaaatttaaaaaattaaataaaaatatttttaaaaagaaatgttattaaaattttagtctgtTCTTACTTTCTGGAGATATTGAAAGAACTGAAATTTGATATAtcaatactgaaattttagttttaaactaATAATGAGTCTCAATCTCAGTTACAGTACCTTAGAATTGGAttcttgttaaattaaaaaaaaaaagaatttaatttagcataaaacacattaaaaaaatcaaacaattcTAAAAGAGACTTTTGctcttatattaaaaatataattatttatgtgttttttttattaatttaaattttttagaagaataatttaataatatattttataaaggaATCATTACTTATGTATTTAGATGAATGTAATTTTGGAATGTGTTTCAGGTGGTAGTAATCATGTACGGACATCACTAACAGGGGTGGAAGTTGGGGTGGATGTTACAGCAACAGAGAAGGTTTGGAGGATGTTTCAGGCTATTGGTGACATTGCCTTCGCTTATGCTTTTTCTAATGTGCTTATTGAGATACAGGCAAGCaacaatatttatttcttttacttatttatttgtgaGCTTAATTTTAATTGACTGATAGCGAAAAAATTTTCAGACCAATCAATTAGATTTATTggtttagaaaaaaatttaagcaattttttttaaattaatttttttttagtaatatcACAATGCAATacacaatttattattattattacttattagaTCACTTTAATAATAAGTTACTATTAAAATAAAGTGAAAATATATTGGAAAATTGTCCATGAAGATcatatatatttgttattattggATAAATTtggaaaaacaataataaaatcattcaaTAAACTTATATTTGTTAAGGTATAGATTTATATTATCTGTATTGTATTAAAGCGTGTTGGATAGTTGGAAACCTTACGTTACGTGTATTTATGGAAGAAGCTATACCCGAATACTACACATAGTGCTACACtgctagtgataatgatattatgtaattcaatatttttttatagtattttgtAATTCAATATTGTGACAAAGGTGAGAAATTATAAATGGGCCCAAGTTTTTCTTCAGGAGAATCTAATTCAACGTAACGTGATGCATGCTAGAACTTAAACAAAGgacaaataatattatggaaaagtatagataaccaataatttttttaaataacgtgtgaataatgtgaattaatagaattaaaagaataaatttaattaataatattaaattaaaatatagtgTATTTTCATTTGATTAGTAATTGTTCATGTTATTTAAGATAGCCATTGTTTAACTAACATTACCCTAATATTATTAGTTAAGACAACATTGGTTGAAATTAAATGCATGATGACCTACTTAATTAAAATTGGATTCAACAAGCAACTAACTACTGATTTTGACCACTGTTCTTTTGttgtaatattattatattttatattttctttttcttttaatattattatagtcTATAGATTCCGTATTCTCCTGCATGATTATTTCATGAGAAGTGTGAACTAATGTTGTCCATTGACCCCACGTTGTCCACTCGGTCAAAAATTtgatctaatttatttttaaaataagacaataatattcattatataatataacattattttaaatttttaaacttaaaataaatCCACTAAAACAAGTTTTATGATCCTATTGCAAGGAGTATATAGAGATAACGTAGAATCTTACCTTGAATTAAACGTTTCTAATAATAAAGAATTTATCCACCTAAATGAGTAGGAAAACgacatttctatatttttgtattaGGGTTGTTGTAACATTTGAACTGATCGTGTAGAAGTTAGAACAAATACCCAAATAAATAAGACAAATAATTGCTTTGTTGGTATGTgagatatatattttgttaaacaaaaatattaagtataaatatatgtataatttattttatttaaatatatattttatattagtaattaattttaatatacattttGCATGAttgtttattaaatataatgtCCATATATACTTTCGTTGATTAAATGAACCTTACCCAAGTATGATGAAGTGATGATGAACTTCTCCAGTTCTGATccatcaaaatcaaataaagacaATTGGTATATATTCTTATCAGATCAAAACCTAGGATTCTTTGTCATCTTCACTCTTTTATCCATCTCTAGTTTATTTTCCTTGGGTACTGGAAAGATAATAGTTATCTATAGGAAAGATGCCAAAGGCAAATTTTGTCCCAACACAGTGATCCTTATTATAATTAAAGAAatgctaaaaaaattattaaaatttattattttaaccattatttttaatttagtaatttaataatatattttatctcacatttttaaatattaataattaattaataataaaaaataataaattttaatagtctTCTAATATTTCTCATAATTATTAAGTAGCGATTAACGTGtttctttaattgtttttttattttaacaaataaacataaaaaaatatagttcagtgttaaaaaatttgaaaaaaaataatttgagagAATTAGGTTCCATTCTCTATAAatcattattttaaaattacttttataaaattgtgtaagaaacaaataaatgtgagagagagaaaaaaaataatttgagagAATTAGGTTCCATTCCCTATAACTAATAGACCAAGACCATAGACCAAGAATTTATTATAAGCCACGATGGTGAAGCGTGGCCTTTCCGTAGAAAGTGTAGCATTTTCTTCAAAAGTCACactttttagaataaaatgCCGTGGCGGAATAACTCATTTATAGTGATGTGacagtaaattaaaattatataaagaactaatttttaataaattaacattagttaaatttttattataaaactattttttaatcctataatttagaatttaaaatttaaaaaaaaattaaaagatcaatttatttattgaacTCAAACATTTTATTCATCAATAGTTACATACTTATTACGGTGGAGAGCCTCCAAAAGAAGACGAATCTAatgatttatttgatttgagaaaatgtcttttaattttattttcagtactttttttttattttataaaaacaataaaattttgtttttttatttttattcctcaatttttattttatacaattccaaaaattaaaaatactaaaaataaaaacacaaactaAGCAAGTTCTAAGAAtgatcaatttaattaattactgtTGCAGGATACCCTGAAATCAAGCCCTCCGGAGAACAGAGTAATGAAGAGAGCAAGTTTGATTGGCATTTTAACAACAACACTATTCTATGTGCTATGTGGGACCTTAGGTTATGCTGCATTTGGAAATGATGCTCCAGGAAATTTCCTCACAGGCTTCGGTTTCTATGAGCCCTTTTGGCTAATTGACTTTGCCAATATCTGCATAGCTAT
This portion of the Arachis duranensis cultivar V14167 chromosome 6, aradu.V14167.gnm2.J7QH, whole genome shotgun sequence genome encodes:
- the LOC107495200 gene encoding amino acid permease 6 → MATASEKNSMYIETPEAFGDAGKNFDDDGRIKRTGTWITASAHIITAVIGSGVLSLAWAIAQMGWIAGPAVLFAFSFITYFTSTLLADCYRTPDPVHGNRNYTYSHVVKASLGGRKFQFCGLAQYINLVGVTIGYTITASISMVAVKRSNCFHKHGHEDKCYISNNPFMIIFACIQIVLSQIPNFHKLSWLSIVAAVMSFAYSSIGLGLSIAKVAGGSNHVRTSLTGVEVGVDVTATEKVWRMFQAIGDIAFAYAFSNVLIEIQDTLKSSPPENRVMKRASLIGILTTTLFYVLCGTLGYAAFGNDAPGNFLTGFGFYEPFWLIDFANICIAIHLIGAYQVFVQPIFGFVENSSKSRWPESKIINTEHSLNVPVLGSLNVNLFRVLWRTTYVIITAVVAMIFPFFNDFLGLIGSLSFWPLTVYFPIEMYIKQSKMERFSFTWVWLKILSWVCLIVSIISAAGSIQGLAQDLKKYQPFKAQQ